In the Drosophila biarmipes strain raj3 chromosome X, RU_DBia_V1.1, whole genome shotgun sequence genome, one interval contains:
- the LOC108025796 gene encoding plexin domain-containing protein 2 — MAKSVGACARIAILLAVLCGASGLSRRDTYEILDTNLPVLDTYGVVPLQTEQLHRQRRALAVDAKPDAKLETKGEPANATAEVKAAVAAATGAGAGAGAATAETTVTTVDNKAAVGGSVSYNVHNVGVNGTGQRKTYSDVAPNSNATGNPINVAAKKQTLLAQSSYPKKVAASAVVATSSTDGAVADIDVDVSKVDVPEDEIYAREKNESLIRSEDKHDYYNSVFYVNKEEMTSLWEELRKTPKNDMLSSSHRRAMTVELKFPFPFYGHHVRNITVATGGFLYTGEYVHSWLAATQYIAPLMANFDTSMSNDSFVRVQDNGTAFNAVWENVTLQDKPDYGKFTFSVTLHQSGDVVFTYLQVPTQISSILDKEHPVKVGLSDAYIIDKQLYFVRRKTIYEYHRVTFQQQDITNYTIIKLTAQPTCLGYDDCNSCINHNTTFTCLWCSALNRCSTGTDRKKHEWIQKGCEIAAIRVNSSCPALGEKGNNAAQMKDGSAAAGSASGPTTAATGSSTPVTEPTVISTRAPHATAQSKPEAEAASGGHTDSKIGTADLSHAEADNKSVGVAFGFMVPICLVFAVTLWLFYAYRNPHTKSGQLLIQFRPSQWSWRRGEARYTAATIHM, encoded by the exons CGAGACGCGATACATACGAGATTCTGGACACAAATCTGCCGGTCCTGGATACCTATGGAGTGGTGCCACTTCAGACGGAACAGCTGCACCGCCAGAGGCGGGCCCTTGCGGTGGATGCGAAGCCGGACGCAAAGCTGGAGACTAAGGGTGAGCCCGCCAATGCCACTGCGGAGGTGAAGGCGGCGGTCGCGGCTGCCACtggagccggagccggagccggagcgGCGACCGCGGAGACCACGGTGACCACCGTGGACAACAAGGCAGCGGTCGGCGGCAGTGTGTCCTACAATGTGCACAATGTGGGAGTGAATGGCACCGGGCAGCGCAAGACCTACAGCGACGTGGCCCCGAATTCCAACGCCACCGGCAATCCCATCAATGTGGCCGCCAAGAAGCAGACCCTGTTGGCCCAGTCAAGCTATCCCAAGAAGGTGGCCGCCTCCGCCGTTGTCGCCACCAGCAGCACGGATGGCGCGGTGGCGGACATTGATGTGGATGTGTCCAAAGTGGATGTGCCCGAGGACGAGATCTATGCGAGGGAGAAGAACGAGTCGCTGATACGCAGCGAGGATAAGCACGACTACTACAACAGCGTGTTCTACGTCAACAAGGAGGAGATGACTTCGCTGTGGGAGGAGCTGAGGAAGACGCCCAAAAACGACATGCTCTCCTCGTCCCACCGACGGGCGATGACCGTGGAGCTTAAGTTCCCCTTCCCCTTCTACGGCCATCATGTGCGCAACATCACGGTGGCCACCGGCGGTTTCCTGTACACCGGCGAGTACGTCCACTCCTGGCTGGCGGCCACCCAGTACATTGCCCCACTGATGGCCAACTTTGACACGAGCATGTCCAACGACTCGTTCGTCCGCGTCCAAGACAATG GAACCGCCTTCAACGCCGTGTGGGAGAATGTGACGCTGCAGGACAAACCGGACTACGGCAAGTTCACGTTCAGCGTGACGCTGCACCAGAGCGGCGACGTGGTCTTCACCTACCTGCAGGTGCCCACGCAGATCAGCTCCATCCTGGACAAGGAGCATCCGGTCAAGGTGGGCCTCTCCGACGCCTACATCATCGACAAACAGCTCTACT TTGTCCGAAGGAAGACAATCTACGAGTACCACCGAGTCACCTTCCAGCAGCAGGATATCACCAACTACACCATCATCAAGCTGACAGCCCAGCCCACCTGCCTTGGCTACGATGACTGCAATTCGTGCATCAACCACAACACCACGTTCACG TGCCTCTGGTGCTCGGCACTGAATCGCTGCTCCACGGGCACCGATCGCAAGAAGCACGAGTGGATCCAAAAGG GATGTGAGATCGCTGCCATTCGTGTGAATAGTTCGTGTCCGGCGCTCGGCGAGAAGGGAAATAATGCAGCCCAAATGAAGGACGGTTCCGCGGCCGCGGGCAGTGCGAGTGGGCCCACGACGGCGGCCACCGGCTCCTCCACTCCGGTGACGGAGCCCACTGTGATCAGTACGCGGGCACCGCACGCCACCGCCCAGTCGAAGCCCGAGGCGGAGGCCGCCAGTGGCGGCCACACGGACAGCAAAATCGGAACCGCCGATCTTTCGCACGCGGAGGCGGACAACAAGAGCGTGGGCGTGGCCTTTGGCTTCATGGTGCCCATCTGCCTGGTGTTCGCCGTGACGCTGTGGCTCTTCTACGCGTACCGCAATCCGCACACCAAGAGCGGCCAGCTGCTCATCCAG TTCCGTCCCAGCCAGTGGTCATGGAGACGCGGCGAGGCCCGCTATACGGCGGCCACGATACACATGTAG